TCTTTAATTCGGGCACGACATAGCGCAGGGCGCCGGGGTGCCGTCGTATTCGCCATCGCTTTCTGGTAGACACCCAGATGCTTTCCGCAACCTCACAACCGTGCGGGATTCCTCATGGCCCCATCCCGTACTGGAGGACCAAGGGTGAGGGCCTCCCGTCCTGGAAGGAGGAGCACGACCGCCCCCGCAAGCGCGTTCACGCCCCCGCCGAGCACACCTTCGCCCGTATGAAGGGCGGGAAGATCCTCTGCGACTGCCCCCCGCGAGGCGAGGGCGTTCAGCACGCCATGCGCGGCATCACCCGCCTGCATAACCTCGCCCGGCAAACAAGTACCGGACCGCGAGTCGCAGAGCCATCTCCACCAACCCCAAGATCACCTTACGAGACAACCTTTAATGAGCTGAATTTGTTCATTGATGGCAGAAACGCACTGGTGACTATTTCGCTCGTCATCTAGCGTGACATTCCCCGCGAGGTGCGACATCAGAACGGACTCGTAGCAGGACGAGAGGATCTCCATCGCATCATCGGGGGACAGTGCGTCACCTGAACCCTCGAACAGTCGCACCAGAGCCATGAAGAACGGGCCGACCGCTGGCCTGACCGGCACATCCGGTAGCTCGTCATACCGTGCCAGAAATCTGGCAGCGGACGCAGAATCGGAATGCCAGCCGGTCGGGTTATTGCGGCGAAGCTCAAGTGCGAGTTCGATGAGGGCGGCGTGACTCGGGGGAAAGAATTCCCCGAACGGTGGACCAATCAACGGAATTGTCGTCTCGATGGCGTCCAGGGAAAGGTTGGACAGCGACACCGCTTCCAGACCTTCAAGATTTTGGGCGTAAGGCTCAACCTGCTGGTCCCAGAGTTCCAATTTAGTCTCCCCTTCGATATTAGATGGTGCGGCCTGACTAATCAGGCCGCACCATTAAAAAGTTCGCTAGAACCCTTTGCGTGTGAGTCCCGAGAATTTACCCTACCGAGCTATCGACTTCTCTCCCATAGCTGCACTCCAGGATATCCGCTCGCCCGCCCAGCACAGTTTTGACGAGAAGGTCCGCACGCTGGGCGAGATGAAGCAATAATGCCGTCAGCTGCGTATTCTTCTTCGTCTATGGCATTGAAGAGAATTTGTTCGGCATCGCTGTGCACTTGTGGCGTCAGATCAGTTTCGTACACTCGCCGGTAACCCAGCTTCTGCGCCAACGCCCGGAGCTTTCGGTTCGTTCCATTATTTGCTACGGAATAGACAAGCTCGCCACCGAGTTGGCCTGTTGCCACCGTCGTGCCCTTGTCTGCTCTCGTCCCGACGCCAAATGTGTCATGAAGGGCCTTAGCGTCATCAAGCAACGACTGCGGACTAACCGTTGCACTCGATGCCGTTCCGTCTGATACCAGCCGTCCGTCACAGTTGTGCACGAGGACAGAGGTCTGACCCGCCGAAACATAGTACGTGTGGCTGTCATTGACAGTCAGATTGTGAACTGTCGATGATTCGGTCCATCGTTGCACATCCTTCACTTGCACCGAGGTGCCAGTGGGGGTCTGTAGCGATGTCCCCTGCTGAATGTCCTTGGCTTCGACCCAGCGGCTCAAGGCCGGAACCCAGAACGGATGACCATCCGTGGCGGTCACGGTGGCTGTTGTGCTGCCGAGGGACCCAGGTTCGGAAAACGTGACCTTGACGAGGTTCTTCTGACCCTGGCCGACTATCGTTCCCGTGGCTGCCTGCACTGAGGTCTGGCCGGTCCTGGGATCCGTGGCCAGAACCTTCTCGCCCACCTTGACCTGGTTGATCGGCTTCTTGGAGCCGTCGGCCATGAGAACGAGGGTCCGGCCAGTGAAACTGTTGCTCTCACAGCTGCTGTCGGCCCCGTCCTTTGCCAGCTCCTTGGCCACCTTCTTGGCTCCGGCGGCAACAGCAGCTGCCGTTGCCGGCTTCTTGACGCGTGAAGGCTTCGGCTTCGGCTTCGGTTGGGACCGGGGCTTGGGCCTGGGCTTGGGACGGGCGGCTGCCTTGCGGGCCGCAGCGCGTTTCGTCGCCGCACGCTTGGCCGCCGCGCGCTGCGCTCGCGCCCGTGCTTGTGCTGCCGCGCGGCGCTGAGCTGCCCGCTTCGCGGCAGCCCGCTGGGCGGCTGCCCGTTTCGCCGCCGCGCGCTTGGCTGCGGCTGCCTTCTTGGCAGCCTCTCGCTTGAGCTTGGCCGCGAGCTTCTTGGCCGCCTCGATGGCGCGCTTGCGGGCTTCCGCTGCGAGGCGGCGGGCCAGGGCCTGCGCCGCTTTGCGGGCCGCGATCGCGGCTGCACGGCGGATCGCCGCGCGGATCGCCGCCTGGATGATCATGCGGGCGGCGAAGCCGATCAGGATCGGGAAGAAGGTGCCCGTCGGATCGGAGAACGTCGCCGGTGCGTTGTTGCTGTAGGCGTACGGGTTGATGGTGGCGGGCTGGCTGTAGTCGACCAGCGGGTCGACGGACATGAATCGCCCTGTGGTGGGGTCGTAGTCGCGCGCGCCGAGCCGGGTGAGGCCGGTGTCCTCGTCCACGGAGCCGCCCACGAAGCCGCGTGCACCGGGCCAGGTGGAGGGCTGAGGACCGCGCTGTTCGCCGAACGGCATGAGTTTGCGCCGGGTGACTGCCATACCCGTGCCGACCATGTCGACGGTGGTGTGGGACGACCCGTGGTGGTCGGCCAGTACCAGCTGGCGAACGCCGCCGGTCGCCCGGACTGTCGCCGCTCCGTCCGGGTGCGGGTAGAAGCGTTCCGCCGTCTTCTTGCTCTGGTCGGCGTTGACCGTCAGCTCGGCTTCGCCCAGATAGAGGGTCTTGCTGCCGTCGGAGTCGGTGCGGATCAGCCGTTCGCCGCCTGCCCCGTACAGGTAGGAGGTCTTCTTGCTCCCGCCGCCCTCCACCGGTTCAGTCACCGAGGCAAGTTCGCCCTCGATGTCCCATTCGAGGGTCTGGGTAGTGCCGTTCTGCTGCCGGGTGGTGGTGTTGCCTGCCTTGTCGTACGCGAAGGTGTTGAGCCGCTCGCCGCCCGGACCCGCCGACTTGATCTCGGCAAGGGCGTTGGGACCTCCTACGCCGGGCTTGCCGTAGGTGTAGGTGCGGGTGACGTCCTTGGCGACGTCGCCTGCGGTGTCCTTGTCCACGAGCTTGGTGCGGTTGCCTGCCGCGTCGAACTCGTACTGGTGCCAGTACGCGTCCGTGCCGCCGACGTTGGCCTTCGACGGGGCGGCCTTGCAGTCGTCTGTCGCGGTCCAGGCCGAGGTCATCTGGCGCAGCTGGTTGTGGACGAAGCACTGGGTGTCCGTCTTGCCGCTGTCCGGCGCTGCCTCGCCGGGAGTGTCCTTGATCTTGGTTACGTTCCCGGCCTCGTCATAGGTGTACTGGGTGTCGCTGATCCGGCCCGGGTTGATCGACCGGTCGAAGGTCGACTGGGTGAGCCGTCGGGTGAACTCGTCGTAGAGGTAGGTCCCGTACACCTTCTTGGTGGCGGTGCCCGCGTCGGTGCGCAGGATCTCGCCGAAGGCGGAGTACTCGACGTCGTTCAGGTACGACGCCTCACCGCGGACGGAGACGGGCAGGTCGTCCGAGTTGTATCGGAACGTCACCCGCTCGTTGACGAGACCACCGACGCCGGGAACGTCGGCCGTCGCCATGTTGCCTGTGGGGGTGTACCCGTAGGAGTAGGTGTAGGTGCCGCCGAGCCCCGCTTCTTCGGCCGCGACGACGGTCTTGGTGGTCTTGATCCGGTAGGCGTTGTCGTATGCGGTGACCTCGTCGCGGTACTCGCGGCCGTTCGCGTAGCGGATGGCCGCTGTCGGCAGCCCCTTGCCGAGGGTGTCGTACGTCCACTCCATGCGCTTGGGGCCGGTGACACTCCCCTCGCGCACCGTCGTTGGCCGGCCCGCAGCGTCGAAGGTCGTCGCGAGGGTGTTGCCCCGCGGATCGGTCGAGGAGACGACGTTGTCCGCGTTGTCGTACGTCAGCGTGGTCTTGCCACCGTCGGGGTCGGTCGAGGAGGTCTGCCGCCCTCTTCCGTCGTACTCGAACGTGGTGACGGCGCCGCCAGGTGCGGTGATCTTCACGACGTTGTCGTGAACGTCGTACTCGTAGGAGGTTTCGCGCCAGGTGGTGCGTTCCTTGTTGGAGTACTCACGAATCTTCGCGGTGCGCCCCTCGGCGTCCTCGAAGGTCGCCGTGACCGTGTCACCCTGCGGCGGGACGGCTGTGGAGACGTCGCCGTCGCGCTCGGTGGTGGTGCGGAACTTCTCCACGCCTCGGTGATAGGTGATGTCCGCGGTCGGCTGGCCGAGCCCGTTGAAGGTGGTCCGGCTCTGCGAGGGGACCTCGTTGTCACCTACCTGGAGGACCGCCGGTGTGGGTTCCGCCTCGTGGTAGTAGCCGTCGTTCGTCTTCCACGGCCGGCCGGCAGAGTCGTAGAAGGTGTCGTTGATGATGCGGCCCGGTCCGGCCACCGCTTCGTCCTGGGTCTGCCGCTCACGCAGCAGACCGTCGAGGAGTTCGTAGGAAACGGCGTACTCGCCGTTGTCCTTGAGACTGCGGTTGGTGACGACGGTGGGCCCGTCGCGGCGGATGGTGTAGTCGTAGGTCGCCGTGGGGGTCTGGGTGGCGGGATCGCGGTCGATCTCCCAGACCTTCAGCAGCCGGCCCAGCGGGTCGTACTGCATGGTGGCGCTCTTGTTGTTGGCGTCGGTCTCCTTGACCGGCATGCCGCGGACGTCGTCGAACTCGGTGGTCTCGGTGTGACCGAGAGGGTCGGTGGTGACCGTCTTGGTCGGCCGGACCCCGGTTGTCGGGGTGTTGGTGACGGTGGTCTTGCGGCCTTCCCCGTCGTACGTCACCGTCTCGCGGCCGTGGATGTCGTACTCGGTCTTGTCGATGGTCAGGTAGCCGTCGCCCTTCGCGTTCAGCTCCTGGACCTCGGTGGCCAGACCCTTGGTGGGTGCCACGCCGAAGCCCTGACCGTCGTACAAGGTGCGGGTGTCCTCGACGACTTCGCCGCCCGAGGTGCCACAGGCACCCACGGTGGTGAGCTCGCGCGACTCCGACTCCAGCAGGTGCAGTGCGGTGTTGCGGGCGTAGGAGGTGACCGTGCACAGGCGCTTGCCGCCTGCCGTGGTCTCGTCGACCTCGCTCGGAAGACCGACGCTGTCGTACGTGGTGGTCTCGGTCGAGGTGCGCCAGGTCTCGCCCTTGACGCGCTCGCGCGTGGTGACGGTTTCGGGGCGGGCCATCCACGCCTGGAGCGGGGTGGTGCCCGTGCGCTTGCGCTCCGCCGTCTTCACCGACTTGGTACTGGTGAGCGTGGTGGAGTCGACGGGTCCTCCGTCGTACTCGTAGCTGATCTGCTCGCGCAGCTGCCCCTGGTACTGCTGCAGGTCCGGGCTGCTGCCGCCCTGGCTGTCCACGACGGACGCGGTGCGCGTGCCGGTGGGGAGCTTGTCGCCGTGCATGCCGCGGAAGAAGCGGTGCTCGGTGAGCTGCTTGACGTCGCTGCCGCCACCGACGCGGGTGCGGACGCGCTCGTAGCCGCGGTACTGCGACCAGGTGCGCTCCTTGCGCTCGGTGAACTCGCCGTCGTCGTAGGCCCATGCCGGGCTGCCGATGAACTCGTAGCTGGTGACCTTGTCCGGGGCGTCGGTCACGAGGTCGTCCTCGCGGACCTCGGTGGCGAGGTACTTGTGGAACCAGTCCTGGACGGGTTTGGTCGCTCCCTTGGGCGTCCAGTACTGGGGGTAGCAGCGCATCGTGTTGGTCTCGGGCGACGCGGGCATCTTCCGTGGCTCCAGCGCCTGGCACTCACGGGGCGAATAGGTGACGCCGATGCGGCCGCCCGACTCGGTGTCGATGGCGTGCACGCGCATCCGGGAGTAGGGGGGCAGGCCCTCGACGCCGTCGACGCGGTTGTCCATCTGGGTGCCCGCGAAGCTGACCTTCGGCATGCTCGCCGTACCGCCCGCGCCCAGTCCCGTACGGGTGATGGATGCCAGCCACAGGGCCGGAGAGGTGCCGTCACCTGTGTCGGGGTAGGACTGTTCCAGCGTCCAGGAGTCGACGTTCTTCAGCGCGGATCCGGCCAGCACCTGGGTGCTGATCTTCGTGAGGCGCTTGGTGGACCAGAACGTCGGTGCGTACTTGTCGGTGCACTTCGCGCCGGCAACGCATTCCTGGTCGAGGGGGGTGTCCGGCCAGTACTTGGCATTCGCCACGGTTCGCTTGGACTCGGCACAGTCGAACGTGCTGCTGGGTATGCAGCGTTCGGCGGTGCTGAAAGTGACGCGGCCTGCCGGGAGACCGGTGAACAGGGCGCTCGCCCGCTGGCCGTAGTCGATCCGCGCGAGGGTGGCGGAGCGGGTATAGAGGATCTGCTTGTCGGCCTTCATGTGCTGGCCGTAGTAGTTGGTGTACTTGTCCCACCACAGGGTCATGGCGTCGCCGAGCGGGTCGACGACGTAGTCCAGGTTCCAGCGGTACGCCTGCGCACAGTCGGAGTCCGCGAAGGCAGTCGCGTGGCAGGGCTCGCCGGGGTGGTTGCCGAAGACTGGGACGGTCAGCGCGGAGTCGGTGCGCTGGGTGCCGGCGCCGGGGAGCTTGTTCAGGCCGAAGTGGTACTGCACTCCGTCGGTGCCGGTCAGCACCCAGTACTCGCCGCCGTTGGTGCCGTTGTCCGCGCCGATCTTGCGCTCCAGACGCGTGCCGTCGTCGTCCGCCGGACGCCACTTGCCGGTGGCGTCGTCCTTGACGAGTTCACTGGAGTTGCCTCCCAGCGACATCACGACGTGGTCGGAACCCCAGCACAGGTCGGCGGTCTCCCCCGAGTTGTTCGGGGTCTTGCCGTCCTCGGCCGCCTTGTCGTCGGAACAGGACTTGAAGCGGCGCTCGATGAATCCCGGTTCGTAGTCCCAGCCCTCGGCCAGCCAGGAGGACTGGCCGTTGGTGGACGCGGTACGGCCGTCCACTGCCTGCGAGGAGTAGGAGAGTTCGACCTCGGGCTGCGGGCCACCGGGAACTTCCGGCGACTCCACCGGGTACGACCAGGAGAATCCGCCGGAGGAACTCCCGGCCATCCAGGACCCGGTGGGTGACAGCGATGTCGCCTCATGGCTGCCGCCGGGGCCCGAGGCGGCGGCTGCCGCGGCCAGGACCATCGGCGCACTCGCACCGCGTGCGGCGGGAGCACCCAGGTCGACGGTGGCGCTCACGGTGTGCGCGGCCGGGTCGTTGGAGCCGCCCAGCTCGGTCCGCGTACGGCATTCCGGCAGATCCGGAGTGGTCAACGCACACGCGGGCAACTGCACCAGACGCAGGCGCGATCCCCAGTCACCTCCGTAGGTGTCCTTGATCGCCTCGTAGTCCAGCTCGACTTCGACCGCACCCGACACCGCTTCGGCGGAATCCGTGGCGGCCGGTGCGGCGGTGAACAGCACACCGTCCACCCCCGCCTTACGAGCGGTGGCCTGGTCCTTGACCTGGACCCTGGCCGCTCCGCCGACCGGCGCGGGAGTCTTCGAACCAGCCGTGCGCGTCGACTTCGCCTCCTGCGTAGAGGGACGGGTCAAGCGGACCAGCGGGTCCAGCAGACGAGGTGCTGATGCGACTGGCGTGCCGACCGCAGCCCCGTCCAGCGCCAACTTAGACGCCTTCGGGGGCTTCTGACCCTTCGTCACTTCGACGGTGTAGTCGCCGGCCAGAAGCTTGGCCACCGACGGCGCCCAGGGCTTCGCCGCCGCGTCCGTGACGGGTTTGCGCTGGGCGGCCAAGTTGCGGCCAGGAACGGAACGATCGCGCTCCAGCTCCTCCAGCCGCATCTTGCCGGTACCGGCCACAGCAGGATCGTCTGGCACGAAAGCTATAAGGAGTGCCATGAAGACGACATAGGACACAGATCTGTGCCAGTGCCCCAAATAACGTAGATGTCGCAGTAGTTGTTGCATGACCTAACCCACTCGGTCGTAACGGGACTGCATGAACGGGGTGAGTAAAC
This is a stretch of genomic DNA from Streptomyces sp. NBC_00237. It encodes these proteins:
- a CDS encoding polymorphic toxin-type HINT domain-containing protein, with the protein product MAGTGKMRLEELERDRSVPGRNLAAQRKPVTDAAAKPWAPSVAKLLAGDYTVEVTKGQKPPKASKLALDGAAVGTPVASAPRLLDPLVRLTRPSTQEAKSTRTAGSKTPAPVGGAARVQVKDQATARKAGVDGVLFTAAPAATDSAEAVSGAVEVELDYEAIKDTYGGDWGSRLRLVQLPACALTTPDLPECRTRTELGGSNDPAAHTVSATVDLGAPAARGASAPMVLAAAAAASGPGGSHEATSLSPTGSWMAGSSSGGFSWSYPVESPEVPGGPQPEVELSYSSQAVDGRTASTNGQSSWLAEGWDYEPGFIERRFKSCSDDKAAEDGKTPNNSGETADLCWGSDHVVMSLGGNSSELVKDDATGKWRPADDDGTRLERKIGADNGTNGGEYWVLTGTDGVQYHFGLNKLPGAGTQRTDSALTVPVFGNHPGEPCHATAFADSDCAQAYRWNLDYVVDPLGDAMTLWWDKYTNYYGQHMKADKQILYTRSATLARIDYGQRASALFTGLPAGRVTFSTAERCIPSSTFDCAESKRTVANAKYWPDTPLDQECVAGAKCTDKYAPTFWSTKRLTKISTQVLAGSALKNVDSWTLEQSYPDTGDGTSPALWLASITRTGLGAGGTASMPKVSFAGTQMDNRVDGVEGLPPYSRMRVHAIDTESGGRIGVTYSPRECQALEPRKMPASPETNTMRCYPQYWTPKGATKPVQDWFHKYLATEVREDDLVTDAPDKVTSYEFIGSPAWAYDDGEFTERKERTWSQYRGYERVRTRVGGGSDVKQLTEHRFFRGMHGDKLPTGTRTASVVDSQGGSSPDLQQYQGQLREQISYEYDGGPVDSTTLTSTKSVKTAERKRTGTTPLQAWMARPETVTTRERVKGETWRTSTETTTYDSVGLPSEVDETTAGGKRLCTVTSYARNTALHLLESESRELTTVGACGTSGGEVVEDTRTLYDGQGFGVAPTKGLATEVQELNAKGDGYLTIDKTEYDIHGRETVTYDGEGRKTTVTNTPTTGVRPTKTVTTDPLGHTETTEFDDVRGMPVKETDANNKSATMQYDPLGRLLKVWEIDRDPATQTPTATYDYTIRRDGPTVVTNRSLKDNGEYAVSYELLDGLLRERQTQDEAVAGPGRIINDTFYDSAGRPWKTNDGYYHEAEPTPAVLQVGDNEVPSQSRTTFNGLGQPTADITYHRGVEKFRTTTERDGDVSTAVPPQGDTVTATFEDAEGRTAKIREYSNKERTTWRETSYEYDVHDNVVKITAPGGAVTTFEYDGRGRQTSSTDPDGGKTTLTYDNADNVVSSTDPRGNTLATTFDAAGRPTTVREGSVTGPKRMEWTYDTLGKGLPTAAIRYANGREYRDEVTAYDNAYRIKTTKTVVAAEEAGLGGTYTYSYGYTPTGNMATADVPGVGGLVNERVTFRYNSDDLPVSVRGEASYLNDVEYSAFGEILRTDAGTATKKVYGTYLYDEFTRRLTQSTFDRSINPGRISDTQYTYDEAGNVTKIKDTPGEAAPDSGKTDTQCFVHNQLRQMTSAWTATDDCKAAPSKANVGGTDAYWHQYEFDAAGNRTKLVDKDTAGDVAKDVTRTYTYGKPGVGGPNALAEIKSAGPGGERLNTFAYDKAGNTTTRQQNGTTQTLEWDIEGELASVTEPVEGGGSKKTSYLYGAGGERLIRTDSDGSKTLYLGEAELTVNADQSKKTAERFYPHPDGAATVRATGGVRQLVLADHHGSSHTTVDMVGTGMAVTRRKLMPFGEQRGPQPSTWPGARGFVGGSVDEDTGLTRLGARDYDPTTGRFMSVDPLVDYSQPATINPYAYSNNAPATFSDPTGTFFPILIGFAARMIIQAAIRAAIRRAAAIAARKAAQALARRLAAEARKRAIEAAKKLAAKLKREAAKKAAAAKRAAAKRAAAQRAAAKRAAQRRAAAQARARAQRAAAKRAATKRAAARKAAARPKPRPKPRSQPKPKPKPSRVKKPATAAAVAAGAKKVAKELAKDGADSSCESNSFTGRTLVLMADGSKKPINQVKVGEKVLATDPRTGQTSVQAATGTIVGQGQKNLVKVTFSEPGSLGSTTATVTATDGHPFWVPALSRWVEAKDIQQGTSLQTPTGTSVQVKDVQRWTESSTVHNLTVNDSHTYYVSAGQTSVLVHNCDGRLVSDGTASSATVSPQSLLDDAKALHDTFGVGTRADKGTTVATGQLGGELVYSVANNGTNRKLRALAQKLGYRRVYETDLTPQVHSDAEQILFNAIDEEEYAADGIIASSRPACGPSRQNCAGRASGYPGVQLWERSR